A single genomic interval of Gemmatimonas aurantiaca harbors:
- the fahA gene encoding fumarylacetoacetase encodes MSPSLPRQSWVVSANGHADFPLQNLPFGVFRRAGTTEAPRVGVAIGDEILDIPACAAAELFTPFGDEVQQAARACASASLNALMALGGAARRALRDALTTLLASEVNTNVRQIEQYALVSQSAAELFLPVQVGDYTDFYASVHHATNVGSMFRPDNPLLPNYKWVPIGYHGRASSLVVSGTPIMRPSGQRKGPNDAEPTVGPCRLFDYELELGAFVGTGNALGTTIPIAEAESHLWGYCLLNDWSARDIQSWEYQPLGPFLAKNFASTIGAWVVTPEALEPFRAPLAPRAEGDPAPLPYLTDAGDRARGGLALTVEAWLRTPRMREANEPAVRISQGSSLDLYWSFAQMLAHHASGGCNMRPGDLLGSGTISGPARESRGCLLELTWRGAEPLTLPNGETRGFLEAGDELSISAWAEGKGSVRIGFGRCTGQVVG; translated from the coding sequence ATGTCGCCGTCTTTGCCCCGCCAATCCTGGGTCGTTTCCGCCAACGGTCACGCCGATTTCCCGCTGCAGAATCTGCCGTTTGGTGTGTTCCGTCGTGCGGGGACCACCGAAGCGCCGCGCGTGGGCGTGGCCATCGGTGACGAGATTCTCGACATCCCGGCCTGTGCGGCCGCGGAGCTTTTCACCCCGTTCGGTGACGAGGTCCAGCAGGCGGCGCGTGCCTGCGCCTCCGCATCGCTCAACGCCCTGATGGCCCTGGGTGGTGCCGCCCGCCGCGCGCTCCGCGATGCGCTCACCACACTGCTGGCCAGCGAAGTGAACACGAACGTGCGGCAGATCGAGCAGTACGCACTCGTCTCGCAGTCGGCGGCCGAGCTCTTTCTGCCGGTGCAGGTGGGTGACTACACCGACTTCTACGCGTCGGTGCATCACGCCACCAACGTGGGTTCGATGTTCCGCCCCGACAATCCGCTGCTGCCCAACTACAAATGGGTGCCCATCGGCTATCATGGACGCGCGTCGAGTCTGGTGGTGTCGGGCACGCCCATCATGCGTCCATCCGGTCAGCGCAAAGGCCCCAACGATGCCGAGCCCACCGTGGGGCCCTGCCGTCTGTTCGACTACGAACTCGAACTCGGTGCATTCGTGGGAACGGGTAACGCCCTCGGGACGACCATCCCGATCGCCGAAGCGGAATCGCATCTCTGGGGCTATTGCCTGCTCAACGATTGGTCGGCGCGTGATATCCAGAGCTGGGAATATCAGCCACTCGGTCCGTTTCTGGCGAAGAACTTCGCGAGCACCATCGGCGCGTGGGTGGTGACGCCCGAAGCACTCGAACCGTTCCGGGCGCCGCTCGCCCCGCGCGCGGAGGGGGATCCGGCTCCGTTGCCGTATCTCACCGACGCCGGCGACCGGGCCCGCGGCGGACTCGCGCTCACGGTCGAGGCATGGCTGCGTACCCCGCGCATGCGCGAGGCGAACGAACCCGCCGTACGCATTTCGCAGGGCAGCAGCCTCGATCTGTATTGGAGCTTTGCCCAGATGCTGGCCCATCACGCGAGTGGTGGGTGCAACATGCGTCCCGGCGATCTGCTGGGCAGCGGCACGATCTCCGGGCCCGCCCGGGAGAGCCGGGGCTGCCTGCTCGAACTCACGTGGCGGGGGGCCGAGCCGCTCACACTGCCCAACGGCGAGACGCGCGGTTTCCTCGAAGCCGGCGACGAACTCTCCATCTCGGCCTGGGCCGAAGGGAAGGGGTCGGTGCGGATCGGGTTCGGCCGGTGCACGGGGCAGGTGGTCGGCTGA
- a CDS encoding acyl-CoA dehydrogenase family protein, which produces MSAPAAIKPSFLRDLFTGNINEALLLPYPAPLDVRDPDEARTVRRLVDALNEMVTSGLIDSRRFDEQEFIDEPVIQAFAACGLLAISIPKEYGGLGLSASAYARVFGAVAAIDASLGVLIGVHCGLGSKALVIAGTDAQKQRYLPMLARGETLAAYALTEPETGSDAQHIVSRAERSPDGTGWILNGRKHWIGNGQRAGVIATFAQTPIERNGEIVQRPTAFIIRPDMPGFRVDGTVRKLGIRGSTQAELVYENLFVPDDHVLGEVGKGFRVAVNALNGGRLSLASGCMQGSKRLLGEFARYAEARTQFGGPLASFEITQRKMATIASETYAAESMVGALAAAMDGDEVDVALEAACAKVFASDLVWRTADELVQLAGGRGFVKPWPYERYLRDARINRIFEGANEILRLFVGLNGIQGPAEELKEIAGALRNPIQNWVLVSSYAADRVKTALGKRDRFEAAWYAGFRKHVTYVEKHAAELAKATQDAITKHRKEILNRQLVVERLADMAMELYARTTTLARTQRLIDERGAAACTREIALTELFCLQSGRRFRAHHAELDGSVGATIDDLRRSVAAQVRTDGGYASVDALLEVVVPPLPAWSLVRQEQEKALRTP; this is translated from the coding sequence ATGTCTGCTCCCGCCGCCATCAAGCCGTCGTTCCTGCGCGATCTCTTCACGGGGAACATCAACGAAGCGCTGCTGCTTCCCTATCCCGCACCGCTCGACGTGCGCGATCCCGATGAAGCCCGCACGGTGCGACGTCTGGTGGACGCGCTCAACGAGATGGTCACGAGCGGTCTGATCGATTCGCGACGGTTCGACGAACAGGAATTCATCGACGAGCCCGTGATCCAGGCCTTCGCCGCATGCGGTCTCCTGGCCATCAGCATTCCGAAGGAATACGGCGGACTCGGATTGTCGGCGAGCGCGTATGCCCGGGTGTTCGGCGCCGTGGCCGCCATCGATGCGTCACTGGGTGTGCTCATCGGCGTGCACTGCGGTCTGGGCAGCAAGGCGCTGGTCATTGCCGGCACCGATGCCCAGAAGCAGCGCTATCTGCCCATGCTGGCGCGCGGGGAAACGCTCGCGGCGTACGCGCTCACCGAACCGGAGACGGGCTCCGATGCGCAGCACATCGTCTCGCGCGCCGAACGCAGCCCCGATGGCACAGGCTGGATTCTGAACGGCCGCAAGCACTGGATCGGCAACGGACAGCGCGCCGGGGTGATCGCCACCTTCGCGCAGACGCCCATCGAGCGCAATGGCGAGATCGTGCAGCGTCCCACGGCATTCATCATCCGTCCCGACATGCCGGGATTCCGTGTCGACGGCACCGTGCGCAAGCTCGGCATCCGCGGTTCCACCCAGGCGGAGCTCGTGTACGAGAATCTCTTCGTGCCCGACGATCACGTGCTGGGCGAGGTGGGCAAGGGGTTCCGCGTGGCCGTGAACGCGCTCAACGGCGGCCGTCTGTCGCTGGCCTCGGGATGCATGCAGGGCAGCAAACGGCTGCTGGGGGAGTTCGCACGGTACGCCGAGGCGCGCACACAATTCGGCGGACCGCTGGCCAGCTTCGAAATCACGCAGCGCAAGATGGCCACGATTGCCAGTGAGACCTACGCCGCCGAATCGATGGTGGGTGCGCTCGCCGCCGCGATGGACGGAGACGAAGTGGACGTGGCGCTCGAAGCGGCGTGCGCGAAGGTCTTCGCCAGCGATCTCGTGTGGCGCACGGCCGATGAGCTCGTGCAGCTCGCCGGCGGCCGCGGGTTCGTGAAGCCCTGGCCATACGAACGGTATCTGCGCGATGCCCGCATCAACCGCATCTTCGAGGGCGCCAACGAGATCCTGCGTCTCTTCGTGGGCCTCAATGGCATCCAGGGACCCGCCGAGGAACTCAAGGAAATTGCCGGCGCGCTGCGCAATCCCATCCAGAACTGGGTGCTCGTTTCGAGCTACGCCGCCGATCGCGTCAAGACCGCACTGGGCAAACGCGACCGGTTCGAAGCCGCCTGGTATGCGGGATTCCGCAAGCATGTGACCTACGTGGAGAAACATGCGGCCGAGCTGGCCAAGGCCACACAGGATGCCATCACGAAACACCGCAAGGAAATTCTGAACCGGCAACTCGTGGTGGAGCGTCTCGCGGACATGGCTATGGAGCTGTATGCGCGCACCACCACGCTGGCGCGCACCCAGCGTCTCATCGACGAGCGAGGTGCGGCCGCCTGCACTCGCGAGATCGCCCTGACGGAGCTGTTCTGCCTGCAATCGGGCCGGCGGTTCCGCGCCCATCATGCCGAGCTGGACGGCAGTGTGGGCGCCACCATCGACGACCTGCGTCGCAGCGTCGCTGCCCAGGTGCGCACCGATGGGGGATATGCGTCGGTGGACGCGCTGCTCGAGGTCGTGGTGCCGCCGTTGCCGGCGTGGAGTCTGGTGAGGCAGGAGCAGGAAAAGGCGCTGCGTACGCCCTGA
- a CDS encoding response regulator transcription factor, with protein sequence MRPDLIRVVLVDDHQIVRAGLKAVLSTAKDITVVGEGGSGKDALALAERLDPHVIVMDLSMPDMDGLTATRELQKVNANRVQPVDEPVTRRVLVLTMHTEDEHLVALLEAGAGGYLLKSVADRELVDAVRTVAAGDVYVQPSAARALARGLAKREGHAEERARFEKLTDREQVVLKMVAEGYTAPEIGEHLTISPKTVDTYKQRIGEKLGLTHRTDYVKFALKLGLLKNDV encoded by the coding sequence ATGCGTCCCGACCTCATCCGCGTCGTCCTCGTCGACGATCACCAGATCGTACGTGCCGGACTGAAGGCCGTCCTCTCCACCGCCAAGGACATCACCGTCGTGGGCGAGGGAGGGAGTGGCAAGGACGCGCTCGCGCTGGCCGAGCGACTCGATCCGCATGTGATCGTGATGGATCTCTCCATGCCCGACATGGACGGACTGACGGCCACCCGCGAATTGCAGAAGGTGAACGCCAATCGGGTGCAGCCGGTGGACGAGCCGGTCACGCGGCGTGTGCTGGTGCTCACCATGCACACGGAAGACGAACATCTCGTGGCGCTGCTCGAGGCCGGGGCCGGTGGGTACCTGCTCAAGTCGGTGGCCGATCGTGAGCTCGTGGACGCGGTGCGCACCGTCGCCGCGGGCGATGTGTACGTGCAGCCCTCGGCGGCCCGCGCCCTCGCGCGCGGACTGGCCAAACGCGAAGGACACGCCGAGGAACGCGCACGCTTCGAGAAGCTCACCGACCGCGAGCAGGTGGTGCTGAAGATGGTGGCCGAAGGGTACACCGCGCCGGAGATCGGTGAGCATCTCACGATCTCACCCAAGACGGTCGACACGTACAAGCAGCGCATCGGCGAGAAGCTGGGGCTCACACATCGAACCGACTACGTGAAGTTCGCGCTCAAGCTCGGACTGCTGAAGAACGACGTCTGA
- the nadC gene encoding carboxylating nicotinate-nucleotide diphosphorylase, whose product MSQPRTITPLDVRAVSTTTPGFPLTAAQVTAQVRVALQEDEAFNDVSTLATVMSDRHVRAAIVARRDGVIAGVAMAVEAFRQLDNAVTIRVEAEDGTMVSAGAPVLALTGHARGMLSAERTALNYLQHLSGIATLACRFVQAIEGTSAKILDTRKTLPGWRALEKYAVRMGGGTNHRMDLRSGVLIKDNHLASIGGDIGMAVSRARQLAMPGTPIQVECDTLEQVEAALDAGADWILLDNMSLEMLRAAVALCRDRAVTEASGGVTLETVRSIAETGVDRISVGAITHSAPALDLGLDFDGL is encoded by the coding sequence GTGTCGCAGCCCCGGACCATCACGCCGCTCGATGTGCGGGCGGTGTCGACCACGACACCCGGTTTCCCGCTCACGGCGGCACAGGTGACGGCGCAGGTCCGGGTGGCGTTGCAGGAAGACGAAGCCTTCAACGACGTGTCCACGCTCGCCACGGTGATGAGCGACCGGCATGTGCGCGCGGCCATCGTCGCCCGTCGCGATGGGGTGATTGCCGGTGTGGCGATGGCCGTGGAAGCGTTTCGGCAGCTCGACAACGCGGTGACCATCCGGGTGGAGGCGGAAGACGGTACGATGGTGAGCGCCGGCGCGCCCGTGCTGGCACTCACCGGACATGCCCGGGGCATGCTCTCGGCCGAACGTACCGCGCTCAACTATCTGCAGCATCTCTCGGGCATCGCCACCCTCGCCTGCCGTTTCGTGCAGGCCATCGAGGGCACGTCGGCGAAGATTCTCGATACGCGCAAGACGCTGCCCGGCTGGCGCGCCCTCGAGAAGTACGCGGTGCGCATGGGTGGCGGCACGAACCACCGCATGGATCTGCGCAGTGGGGTGCTGATCAAGGACAATCATCTCGCGTCCATCGGCGGCGACATCGGCATGGCCGTGTCCCGTGCGCGTCAGCTCGCGATGCCCGGCACGCCCATTCAGGTGGAGTGTGACACGCTGGAGCAGGTCGAGGCGGCCCTCGACGCCGGCGCCGACTGGATCCTGCTCGACAACATGTCGCTGGAGATGCTGCGTGCCGCGGTGGCGTTGTGTCGTGACCGCGCGGTCACCGAGGCCTCCGGTGGGGTGACCCTCGAAACAGTCCGGTCGATTGCCGAGACCGGCGTGGATCGCATTTCCGTTGGCGCGATCACCCATTCGGCGCCCGCGCTCGATCTCGGACTCGATTTCGACGGGCTCTGA